The Streptomyces rubrogriseus genomic sequence GGCCGCAGGACTCGGGCTTCCGGGACGCGGACGCCGAGCGGGAGATCGGGACCGTCCAGTCGGTCATCACCGAGGTCCGGCGCTTCCGTGCCGACCAGGGGCTCCAGCCCGGCCAGCGGGTCCCGGCCCGGCTCACCCTCGCGGGCAGCGCGCTCGCGGCCCACGAGGCGGCCGTCCGGCAGCTGCTGCGGCTCCAGCCGGAGGGCGACGCCTTCACGGCGACGGCCACGCTGCCGGTCGCCGGCGTCGAGGTGGCCCTCGACCTCTCCGGCGTCATCGACTTCGCCGCCGAGCGCAAGCGGCTGGCGAAGGACCTCGCCGCGGCGGAGAAGGAGAAGGCCCAGGCGAACGCCAAGCTCGGCAACGAGGCGTTCCTGGCGAAGGCACCGGACCAGGTGGTGGACAAGATCCGCGGCCGCCTCGCCAAGGCGGACGAGGACATCACCCGCATCACCGCCCAGCTGGAAAAGCTGCCGGAGGCGTAACGTCCGTACGTCGACGAAGATCCCCGGAGCATTCTTGCGCCGGGGACCTTCGTTACCTAGGGGCGCGGGGAACTGCGCGACCAGCCACAACGGCGCCGCACTCGCCCGGGACCCAAGCCACCCCCTCCGTTGGGCCCCCCGCAGGGAGTCGCGCAGCCCGGCGCTCACGGGGTGCCGCCGCGCCCACCCTCCCCCACTCTCGGCTACGCTCGAGCGGGGGCCCCCATCGCCCCAGCGGCACGACTGCCCGCGGCGGCGGGTACGTAGACTGTCCCCGTGAGCGACAACCCCGGCCAGAACGACCAGCCCGACCCCCTCGACTCCTTCGACGAGATCATCGACGCGGAGACCACCCGCGACCCCGACCTCGCCGTCATCGAGGCCGGCAGCCGCACCCTGCGCACCCAGGGCGGCCCCCCGGAGGCCGACGTCCCCGGGCGCCCGGAGGACCCCGAGGTGGACGCGGCCCTGCGCGATGTCGAGACGGAGCTGGCCAGCCGCTGGGGCGAGACCAAGCTGGAGCCGTCCGTCACCCGGATCGCCGCGTTGATGGACGTACTGGGCGAGCCGCAGCGCTCGTACCCCTCCATCCACATCACCGGGACCAACGGCAAGACCTCCACCGCCCGCATGATCGAGGCCCTGCTCGGCGCCTTCGAGCTGCGCACCGGGCGGTACACCTCGCCGCACGTGCAGTCGATCACCGAGCGGATCAGCCTGGACGGGGCGCCGATCGCCGCCGAGCGGTTCGTCGAGACGTACCAGGACGTCAAGCCGTACGTCGAGATGGTCGACGCGCAGCAGGAGTACCGGCTCTCCTTCTTCGAGGTGCTGACCGGCATGGCGTACGCCGCCTTCGCCGACGCGCCCGTGGACGTGGCCGTCGTCGAGGTCGGGATGGGCGGCTCCTGGGACGCCACCAACGTCATCGACGGGGACGTCGCCGTCGTCACCCCCATCGACCTGGACCACACCGACCGGCTCGGCGGGACCCCCGGCGAGATCGCGGTCGAGAAGTCCGGGATCATCAAGCAGGACGCGACCGTGATCCTGGCCCAGCAGCCGGTGGACGCGGCGCAGGTGATGCTGAAGAAGGCCGTGGACGTCAACGCCACCGTGGCCCGCGAGGGGCTGGAGTTCGGCGTCGTCGCCCGCGAGGTCGCAGTCGGCGGGCAGCTGGTCACCCTGCGCGGACTCGGCGGCGAGTACACCGAGGTGTACCTGCCGCTGCACGGCGCGCACCAGGCGCACAACGCGGCGGTCGCGCTGGCCGCCGTCGAGGCGTTCTTCGGCGTCGGCGCGCAGCGCCCCGAGCCGCTGGACGTCGACACCGTGCGCAAGGCCTTCGCCTCCGTCGCCTCGCCGGGGCGGATGGAGGTGGTGCGGCGCTCGCCGACCGTGGTCCTCGACGCCGCGCACAACCCGGCCGGCGCCCGGGTCACCGCCGAGGCGGTGGGGGAGGCCTTCCAGTTCAGCCGCCTCATCGGGGTGGTCGGCGCCAGCGGCGACAAGAACGTGCGGGGGCTCCTCGAAGCCTTCGAGCCGGTCTTCGCCGAGGTCGTCGTCACCCAGAACTCCAGCCACCGCGCGATGGACGCCGACGAACTGGCCGCGGTCGCCGTCGAGGTCTTCGGCGACGACCGCGTCCAGGTCGAGCCGCGGCTGCCGGACGCCCTGGAGGCCGCGATCACGCTGGCCGAGGAGGAGGGCGAGTTCGCGGGCGGCGGTGTGCTCGTCACCGGTTCCGTCATCACCGTCGGCGAGGCCCGACTGCTCCTGAGGAGGGGCTGAGAAACCGTGCGTACGCTCTGTGCTTCGACTCTGATCGGCGAGTTCTTCGTGATCGGCTTCGCCGGACTGGTCGCCATGAAGGACCCGGACCTGTCCATGGGGACGGTGTGGACGGTCAGCGGCATCGCGATGTTCCTCAGCGTGCTGCTGTGCGGGGTCATCACCCGGCCCGGCGGGATCGCCCTCGGCTGGGCGCTGCAGATCGCGCTGATCGCCGCCGGCTTCGTGGTGCCGACCATGTTCTTCCTCGGCGCGATCTTCGCCGCCCTGTGGTGGGCCTCCGTGCACTACGGGCGGAAGATCGACGAGGCGAAGGCGCGGTTCGCGGCCCAGGCCGAGGCCTCCGCGCCCGACCCCGCCTGAGTGCGCAGCGCGGCCGACGGGGCCCGGTATGCCTGACGCTGCGTGACGGACGCCGCGACACGCCCGGTAACCTCAGTCATCACCCGCACGACCGCACATCTCGAACCTTTCCAAGGGAGCCCTCGTGACCCAGCGCAGCCTCGTCCTCCTCAAGCCCGACGCCGTCCGTCGTGGCCTGACCGGCGAGATCATCAGCCGCATCGAGCGCAAGGCCGGCTGGCAGATCACCGCGCTGGAACTGCGCACCCTGGACACCGAGACGCTGGAGCAGCACTACGGCGAGCACAAGGGCAAGCCCTTCTACGAGCCGCTGGTCGAGTTCATGGCGTCCGGGCCGGTCGTGGCGATGGTCGTCGAGGGCGAGCGGGTCATCGAGGGCGTGCGCGCGCTGGCCGGTCCGACCGACCCGATCGCCGCCGCCCCGGGCTCGATCCGCGGGGACTACGGCGTGATCGTCCGCGAGAACCTGATCCACGCCTCCGACTCCGAGGAGTCCGCCGAGCGCGAGCTGAAGATCTTCTTCCCGGGCCGGGTCTGATCCTTCTTCGGGACACGCCGGGAGCGCCTTTTTTCTGACGCCATGTCAGTCGAATGGACCGGGCGGAGCCGGGGCGGTCGCGTAAAAGCGACCGCCCTGTGGCATATGCGCGCCTGATCGGGGGAACGGATCCCACCGTTGGCCCGTCTCCACAAGCGAGGCGGTGCGCCATCTGCTGACAATGGCGAAGACCCTCGCGCAGTGTTCGCGAAAGCGCGTCTACGATGGAAGCCTCCACGCGTCACTGCACCCACTTCGCCTACCTGAAAAGCCCTCAAAAGCTCCTGGGAAGGCCAGTCGAATCCTGATGGGGAACTCAATGTCGTTCATCGGCCGTGACATGGCTGTCGACCTCGGGACCGCCAACACGCTGGTGTACGTCAGGGGTCGCGGGATCGTACTCAACGAGCCGTCCGTCGTCGCGATCAACACCAACACCGGTGGCATCCTCGCGGTCGGCGCCGAAGCGAAGAAGATGATCGGGCGCACGCCCGGCAACATCGTTGCCGTGCGCCCGCTGAAGGACGGCGTCATCGCCGACTTCGAGATCACCGAGCGGATGCTCCGCTACTTCATCCTGAAGATCCACAAGCGGCGGTATCTGGCTCGGCCGCGGGTCGTCGTCTGTGTGCCCTCGGGCATCACCGGCGTCGAGCGCCGCGCCGTCATCGAGGCGTCGTCCCAGGCCGGCGCCCGGCAGGTGCACATCATCGAGGAGCCCATGGCCGCGGCCATCGGCTCCGGCCTGCCGGTCCACGAGGCCACGGGCAACATGGTGGTGGACATCGGCGGCGGCACCACGGAGGTCGCGGTCATCTCGCTCGGCGGCATCGTCACGGCCCAGTCCATCCGCGTCGCGGGTGACGAGCTGGACAACGCGATCATCCAGCACGTGAAGAAGGAGTACAGCCTTCTGCTGGGTGAGCGCACGGCCGAACAGATCAAGATCACGATCGGTTCTGCGTACGACCTCGACTCCGACGAGCACACCGAAATCCGCGGCCGGGACCTCGTCTCCGGGCTGCCAAAGACCGTCGTCATCTCCGCCGCCGAAGTGCGCAAGGCGATCGAAGAGCCGGTCAACGCCATCGTCGACGCCGTCAAGACGACCCTCGACAAGTGTCCGCCGGAGCTGTCCGGCGACATCATGGACCGGGGCATCGTCCTGACCGGCGGCGGCGCGCTGCTGCGCGGGCTCGACGAACGGCTGCGCCGGGAGACCGGGATGCCGATCCACATCGCCGAGGACCCGCTGGACAGCGTGGCGCTCGGCAGCGGCAAGTGCGTCGAGGAGTTCGAGGCGCTCCAGCAGGTGCTGGACGCCTCGCCCCGCAGATGACGTAACACTTCGGTTCCGCCGTACGAGACGATCTCCTCTCGTGCGGCGGATCGTTGATATAGAGGGTTGCGGTACCGGATGCGCGTGAAGCGCCCGACGTACCGAATCAGCTCAATTCCTGAACACCGCCACGTACATTCCGAGATTCCCGAATTTCGACGAGGAAGGCACGGCCGCCGCACGTGAGGGACACGAAAGAGAGCCGGCTGCTCCTGGTACTGCTGATCGCCATCGCGTTCGCACTGATCACGGTGGACATCCGCGGCGGGGAGGACTCCCCGGTCGACGGTGCCCGGCAGGCCGCCGCCAACGTCTTCGGTCCGATCGAGAACGGGGTCTCCTCCGCGGTCGACCCCGTCGGCAACGCGGTCTCCGCGATCCGCGACTCCGGCGACCGGCACGACCGGCTCGCGCGGCTGGAGACGGAGAACGCGGCCCTCAAGGCGAAGCTCGGCAGCGACGAGCGCGGCCGCAGCCGGCTGAAGCAGTTCGACAAGATGCTCGGGCTGGCCGGCGCCGGGCAGTACGGCATCAAGGGCGCCCAGGTCATCGCCATAGGAGCGGCCCAGGGCTTCTCCTGGACCATCACCATCGACGCCGGTGCCAACGACGGCGTGAAGCGCGACATGACCGTCCTCAACGGCGACGGCCTCGTCGGACGCGTGACCACCGTCGGCCCCAACACCGCCACCGTGCTGCTCGCCAACGACCCGGACTTCACCGTCGGCACCCGGATGGAGTCCGGCGACGAACTCGGCTTCGCCTCCGGCCAGGGCAGCCGCCCGCTGCGCGTCGAACTCCTCAACGGCAAGGCCGACGTCAAGAAGGGCGACCGCCTCGTCACCTTCGGCTCCCAGGCCGACAAGCCCTTCGTGCCGGGCGTGCCCGTCGGCACCATCACCCGCGTCGACCCCAACGGCGGCGACCTGACCCGCATCCTCGACGTCACGCCGTTCGTCAGCTTCACCAAGCTCGACATCGTCGGCGTCGTCGTCCAGGCCCCGTCGAAGGACCCGCGCGACACGGTGCTGCCGGAGAAGAAGCAGCCGAAGCCCACGCCGACCGTGACCGTCACCGTCACCCCCGGGGCCGACCCCGAGGGCCAGGCCCAGAACGACGAGGCCGGGCAGAACGACGCGACCGGCCAGAACGACGCGACCGGCCAGAACGACCAGACAGAGCAGCAGAACGAGCAGCCCGAGCCGTAGGAGCCTTCACCCCATGCGCGTCAACCGGATCCTGCTGTCCGTCGCCCTCGTCGTCGTCGCCCTGGTGGTCCAGGTGAGCGTCCTCGCCCGCCTCCACCTGCCCGGCGCCGTCCCCGACCTGCTGCTGCTCACCGTCCTCGGCCTCGCCCTGGTCTACGGCCACGTCGGCGGCGCCCTCATCGGCTTCGGCGCCGGACTCCTCGCCGACCTCGCCCCGCCCGCCGATCACGCCGCCGGCCGCTACGCCCTCGTGCTCTGCGTCATCGGCTACCTCGCCGGACTCGCCAGACCGGACAACGGACGGCTCCGCTCGGCCACCGGCCCCATGGTCGTCGTGGTCGCCGCCGCCGTCGGCACCACCCTGCTCTACGCGGGCGTCGGCGCCCTCGTCGGCGACACCGCCGCCCGCCACGTCGGCCTGCCCAGCCTGCTGTTCACCGCCGCCCTGTATGACCTGCTGCTCGCGCCCTTCGTCGTCCCCGGCATCATGGCGCTCGCCCGGCGCGCCGAGCACGACCCGCTGGCCGACACCAACTCCGCCGCCCAGAGCGCCGACATCTCCTCGGGCTGGCTTTCCGGAGGCACCGGCCTGCGCATCGGCAGACAGCGCAACGCGCTGCGGGTGAAGACGGCCCGCGCCCGCGTGGCCCGCGCCGGACGCATCAAGGGGGTCAAGCGGCTGTGACGACGCGGCAGCATTCCAGCAGCACACACTTCGTGAGGGGGAGCCAGAACCAGTGACCAGCTCCCACCCGTCGCCCACCACCACCCTCAACCGGATGGGCCGCGCCCATGACTAACATTCCGGAGACCGGCCGCAGCACCCGCGTCCAGACCCGGCTCGTCGTCATCCAGATCCTCGTCCTCTCCCTCCTCGCCACCCTCGGCGGCCGCCTCTGGTACCTCCAGATCCGCCAGGGCGACGAGTACGCCGAGGAGGCCTCCGGCAACCACGTCCAGCAGGTCGTCCAGCCCGCCACCCGCGGCTCGATCCTGGACGCCCGCGGCGTCGCCCTCGCCGACAACGAGACCCGGCTCGTCGTCTCCGCCTCCCGCACCGACCTGCTGAAGATGAAGGACGACGGCAAGGCCGTCCTCACCAAGCTCGCCGGCGTCCTCGGCATGAAGCCCCAGGACGTCATCGACAAGGTCCGCCTCTGCGACGCCGAGACCCCGCAGCCCTGCTGGAACGGCTCGCCCTACCAGCCGATCCCCGTCACCGACGAGGCCACCGTCAAGCAGGCCCTGCAGATCCGCGAACGCGCCGAGGACTTCCCCGGCATCACCGCCGAGCCCATGGCCGTACGCCGCTACGCCGCCCCCGGCAAGTCCAACACCGCCCAGGTCCTCGGCTACCTCTCGCCGGTCACCGACGAGGAACTGCAGAAGGCCCAGGACACCGACTCGCCCTACCTGCGCTCCGACCAGGTCGGCCGCTCCGGCCTGGAACGCCAGTACGACAAGGCACTGCGCGGCAAGGCCGGCGTCACCCGCTACGAGGTCGACAACCTCGGCCGCGTCATCGGCGAGGCCGAGTCCGACCCGGGCACCCCCGGCTCCAACCTCGTCACCAGCATCGACGCCCGCGTCCAGCGGGTCGCCGAGTACGAGCTGAACGAGGCGATGAAGGCCGCCCGCAAGGAGATGGACCGCAACACCAACCGGACCTACGAGGCCGACGCCGGAGCGGTCGTGGTGATGGAGGCCAAGACCGGCCGCGTCGTCGCCATGGCCTCCAACCCCGACTACGACCCCAACGCCTGGGTCGGCGGCATCTCCGCCAAGGACTACAAGAAGCTCACCGGCAAGGACTCCAACTACCCGCTGCTCAACCGCGCCACCCAGGGCCAGGCGGCCCCCGGCTCCATCTTCAAGGTCGTCTCCTCGGCCGCCGCGGTCGAGGCCGGCTACGACTTCGACGGCAACTACGACTGCTCCAGCGCCTACGACGTCGGCGGCCAGGTCTTCAAGAACTTCGAGTCGGCCAACGAAGGCATGATCACCATCGGCCGCGCCCTGGAGCTCTCCTGCGACACCGTCTTCTACCGCCTGTCCCACCAGGAGTGGAAGAAGGACGGCGGGATGAACCCCAAGAACCCCCACGACTACTTCTACAAGGCCGCCCACCAGTTCGGCCTCGGCGCCACGACCGGCATCGACCTCCCCAACGAGGTCACCGGCCGCGTCCCCGACCGCCAGTGGAAGCAGGACTACTGGGAGGCCAACAAGGACGCCTGGTGCAAGTCCGGCAAGAAGGACGGCTCCTACGTCGAGAAGATCGCGTACGAGAACTGCCACAGCGGCAACAAGATGCGCGCCGGTGACTCCATCAACTACTCCATCGGCCAGGGCGACACCCTCGTCACCCCCATCCAGATGGCCACCATCTACGCGGCCATCTCCAACGGCGGCACCCTCTACGACCCGAGCATCGGCAAGGCCGTCGTCAGCCCCGACGGCAAGACCGTCCGCGAGATCGAGCCCACGGCCCACGGCAAGCTGCCCATAAGCAAGACCACGCTGACCAAGATGGACGAGGCCCTCGCCGGCGTCGCCAGCCGCGGCACCGCAGCCTGGCGCTTCGCCCAGGTCGGCTGGCCGCAGGACAAGATCCCGATGCACGCCAAGACCGGTACCGCCGAGGTCTACGGCAAGCAGACCACGTCCTGGTTCGCGACGTACACCAAGGACTACTCGATCGTCATGACGATCTCCCAGGGCGGCACCGGCTCCGGCGCCTCGGGACCCGCCGTCCGCAACATCTACGACGCGCTGTACGGGGTCTCCGACGACGGCGACATCGACCCGAAGAAGGCGCTGCTGCCCAAGCCGCAGGCGAGCCTCCCGAAGATCAAGACGGACGGCACGATCCTCTCGCCGAAGATGCCGAAGGACGTCGTCAAGCAGCTCCAGCCCGACGAGAAGGCCTCCCCGGACGAGGAGTACGCCCCCGTCGAGGACGGGAACCAGCCCGCGACCACCCCCAACCAGAACGGGGAGAACCGCGACACCCGGCGCCACCGACGGCGCGGCGCCGGGCGCGGCGCCCGGCCGGGCGGCAGGGGAAGAAGCCGGAGGGCACGCGTATGACCGGCAACAGCTTCCACGTCTCCGGATACGGCCCCGACAAGGGAGGCTGGACCCGCCTCTTCGCCCGGGACTCCATGGCCCGGCGGCTCGACTGGCCGATACTGCTGGCCGCCGTGGGGCTCTCCCTGATGGGCTCGCTGCTCGTCTACTCCGCGACCCGCAACCGCACCGAACTCAACCAGGGCGACCAGTACTACTTCCTCACCCGGCACCTGCTGAACACCGGCATCGGGCTCGCCCTGATGGTCGCCACCGTCTGGCTCGGCCACCGCGCCCTGCGCACCGCCGTGCCGCTCCTGTACGGCTTCTCGGTGTTCCTGATCCTGCTGGTGCTCACCCCGCTCGGCTCGACCATCAACGGCGCCCACTCCTGGATCAAGCTCCCCGGCGGCTTCTCGCTGCAGCCCTCGGAGTTCGTGAAGATCACGATCATCCTGGGCATGGCGATGCTGCTGGCCGCACGCGTCGACGCGGGGGACCGGCCGCACCCCGACCACCGCACCGTGCTCCAGGCCCTCGGCCTGGCCACCGTGCCGATGCTCATCGTGATGCTCATGCCCGACCTCGGGTCGGTCATGGTCATGGTCATCATCGTGCTCGGCATCCTGCTCGCCTCCGGCGCCAGCAACCGCTGGATCTTCGGCCTGCTCGGCGCCGGTACCGCGGGTGCGCTCGCCGTCTGGCAGCTCGGCATCCTGGACGACTACCAGATCGCCCGCTTCGCCGCCTTCGCCAACCCCGCCCTCGACCCCGCGGGCGTCGGCTACAACACCAACCAGGCGCGCATCGCCATCGGCTCCGGCGGACTCACCGGCTCCGGCCTCTTCGAGGGCTCCCAGACCACCGGCCGCTTCGTCCCCGAGCAGCAGACCGACTTCGTCTTCACCGTCGCCGGCGAGGAACTGGGCTTCCTCGGCGCCGGACTCATCATCGCCCTGCTCGGCGTGGTCCTCTGGCGCGCCTGCCGCATCGCCCGCAGCACCCCCGACCTGTACGGCACGGTGGTCGCCGCCGGGATCGTCGCGTGGTTCGCCTTCCAGACCTTCGAGAACGTCGGCATGACCCTCGGCATCATGCCGGTCACCGGCCTGCCCCTGCCCTTCGTCTCCTACGGCGGCTCCTCCATGTTCGCCGTCTGGATAGCGGTCGGCCTGCTCCAGTCGATCACCGTGCAGCGACCGATGTCGGCGTAGCCCGGCAACGAGGGGCGAGCGGTAAGGGGGACCGGTCCGGCCGGGTTAGGCTGGATGGTCCCCCTTGTCAGCACACGAAGGTCCCGTGAGATGCCTGCCGAAGCCTCCCCGGCCGCCGAGTCCGTGTTTCCGCAGCTCGAAGCACTGCTCCCGCATGTGCAGAAGCCGATCCAATACGTCGGCGGAGAGCTGAACTCCACGGTCAAGGAGTGGGCATCCTGCGACGTCCGCTGGGCCCTGATGTACCCCGACGCCTACGAGGTCGGCCTGCCCAACCAGGGCGTCATGATCCTCTACGAGGTGCTCAACGAGCAGCAGGGCGTCCTCGCCGAGCGCACCTACAGCGTCTGGCCGGACCTCGAGGAGCTGATGCGGGAGCACTCCGTCCCGCAGTTCACCGTCGACAGCCACCGCCCGGTCGGCGCCTTCGACGTCTTCGGCCTCTCCTTCTCCACGGAGCTGGGCTACACCAACATGCTCACCGCCCTGGACCTGGCGGGCATCCCGCTGGAGGCGAAGGACCGCGGCATCGACGACCCGATCGTCCTGGCCGGCGGCCACGCGGCGTTCAACCCCGAGCCGATCGCGGACTTCATCGACTGCGCGGTCATCGGCGACGGCGAGCAGGCCGTCCTGGAGGTCACCGCGATCATCCGCGCCTGGAAGGCGGAGGGCCGCCCCGGCGGCCGCGAGGAACTCCTCCTCCGCCTGTCGAAGACCGGCGGCGTCTACGTCCCCGCCTTCTACGACGTCGAGTACCTCCCCGACGGCCGCATCGCCCGCGTCGTCCCCAACCGCTCCGGCGTCCCGTGGCGGGTCTCGAAGCACACCGTCATGGACCTCGACGAGTGGCCCTACCCCAAGCAGCCCCTGGTCCCGCTCGCCGAGACCGTCCACGAGCGCATGTCCGTGGAGATCTTCCGCGGCTGCACCCGCGGCTGCCGCTTCTGCCAGGCCGGCATGATCACCCGACCGGTGCGCGAGCGCTCCATCACCGGCATCGGCGAGATGGTCGACAAGGGCCTGAAGGCGACGGGCTTCGAGGAGGTCGGCCTTCTCTCCCTCTCCTCCGCCGACCACACCGAGATCGCCGACGTCGCGAAGGGCCTCGCCGACCGGTACGAGGAGGACAAGATCGGCCTGTCCCTCCCCTCCACCCGCGTCGACGCCTTCAACATCGACCTGGCCAACGAGCTGACCCGCAACGGCCGCCGCTCCGGCCTCACCTTCGCCCCCGAGGGCGGCTCCGAGCGCATCCGCAAGGTCATCAACAAGATGGTCTCCGAGGACGACCTCATCCGCACCGTCGCCACGGCCTACGGCAACGGCTGGCGCCAGGTGAAGCTGTACTTCATGTGCGGCCTGCCCACCGAGACCGACGACGACGTCCTCCAGATCGCCGACATGGCCACCCGCGTCATCGCCAAGGGCCGCGAGGTCTCCGGCTCCGGCGACATCCGCTGCACGGTCTCCATCGGCGGCTTCGTCCCCAAGCCCCACACCCCCTTCCAGTGGGCCCCGCAGCTCTCCGCCGAGGAGACCGACGCCCGCCTGCAGAAGCTCCGCGACAAGATCCGCGGCGACAAGAAGTACGGCCGCTCCATCGGCTTCCGCTACCACGACGGCAAGCCCGGCATCGTCGAGGGCCTCCTCTCCCGCGGCGACCGTCGCCTCGGCGCCGTCATCCGCGCCGTCTACGACGACGGCGGCCGCTTCGACGGCTGGCGCGAGCACTTCTCCTACGACCGCTGGATGGCCTGCGCCGACAAGGCCCTGGAGCCCACCGGCGTCGACGTCGACTGGTACACCACCCGCGAGCGCGGCTACGAGGAGGTCCTGCCCTGGGACCACCTCGACTCCGGCCTCGACAAGGAGTGGCTCTGGGAGGACTGGCAGGACGCCCTCGACGAGACCGAGGTCGACGACTGCCGCTGGACCCCGTGCTTCGACTGCGGCGTCTGCCCGGCGATGGACACCGAGATCCAGGTCGGCCCGACCGGCAAGAAACTGCTGCCGCTGACTGTGATCAAGTAGGGCCGTACGGCGCGACGCCGCGGGATCCGGATCGGGTTCCGCGGCGTCTTCCTGTGCATGGTGGATCTGGAGAAGGCGCCCGGTGCGGCCCGGCCGGGGGAGACGGCGCAGCAGGCGGGGCAGGGGGAGCCGGCGCGGCGGGCGGACGCCGAGGGGTGTCTTGCCGTGGCGATCCGGATTCCGGTGCGCATCGTGGTGCTGGTACTGGTCGTGCCGGTGCGCATGGTGTGGGACGCGCTGGTCGTCGCGGGACGGTTCCTGCGGGACACGGTGCTGCGTCCCGTCGGGCGGGCGCTGGCGTGGCTCGGGCGGGCCCTCTTCGTGTGGCCGCTGGTCGGGCTGTGGCGGTACGTCCTCGTGCCGCTCGCCAAGGGCGTGGGGTGGCTGGGGCACGTGCTCCTCGTGGTGCCCGCGGCGTGGCTGTACCGGAGGGTGCTGACGCCGGTCGGGCACGGGCTCGCCTGGTTCCTCACCCGGGTGGGCGCGGTGCTCGCG encodes the following:
- a CDS encoding rod shape-determining protein is translated as MSFIGRDMAVDLGTANTLVYVRGRGIVLNEPSVVAINTNTGGILAVGAEAKKMIGRTPGNIVAVRPLKDGVIADFEITERMLRYFILKIHKRRYLARPRVVVCVPSGITGVERRAVIEASSQAGARQVHIIEEPMAAAIGSGLPVHEATGNMVVDIGGGTTEVAVISLGGIVTAQSIRVAGDELDNAIIQHVKKEYSLLLGERTAEQIKITIGSAYDLDSDEHTEIRGRDLVSGLPKTVVISAAEVRKAIEEPVNAIVDAVKTTLDKCPPELSGDIMDRGIVLTGGGALLRGLDERLRRETGMPIHIAEDPLDSVALGSGKCVEEFEALQQVLDASPRR
- the ndk gene encoding nucleoside-diphosphate kinase → MTQRSLVLLKPDAVRRGLTGEIISRIERKAGWQITALELRTLDTETLEQHYGEHKGKPFYEPLVEFMASGPVVAMVVEGERVIEGVRALAGPTDPIAAAPGSIRGDYGVIVRENLIHASDSEESAERELKIFFPGRV
- the rodA gene encoding rod shape-determining protein RodA; this encodes MTGNSFHVSGYGPDKGGWTRLFARDSMARRLDWPILLAAVGLSLMGSLLVYSATRNRTELNQGDQYYFLTRHLLNTGIGLALMVATVWLGHRALRTAVPLLYGFSVFLILLVLTPLGSTINGAHSWIKLPGGFSLQPSEFVKITIILGMAMLLAARVDAGDRPHPDHRTVLQALGLATVPMLIVMLMPDLGSVMVMVIIVLGILLASGASNRWIFGLLGAGTAGALAVWQLGILDDYQIARFAAFANPALDPAGVGYNTNQARIAIGSGGLTGSGLFEGSQTTGRFVPEQQTDFVFTVAGEELGFLGAGLIIALLGVVLWRACRIARSTPDLYGTVVAAGIVAWFAFQTFENVGMTLGIMPVTGLPLPFVSYGGSSMFAVWIAVGLLQSITVQRPMSA
- a CDS encoding DUF4233 domain-containing protein, producing the protein MRTLCASTLIGEFFVIGFAGLVAMKDPDLSMGTVWTVSGIAMFLSVLLCGVITRPGGIALGWALQIALIAAGFVVPTMFFLGAIFAALWWASVHYGRKIDEAKARFAAQAEASAPDPA
- the folC gene encoding bifunctional tetrahydrofolate synthase/dihydrofolate synthase is translated as MSDNPGQNDQPDPLDSFDEIIDAETTRDPDLAVIEAGSRTLRTQGGPPEADVPGRPEDPEVDAALRDVETELASRWGETKLEPSVTRIAALMDVLGEPQRSYPSIHITGTNGKTSTARMIEALLGAFELRTGRYTSPHVQSITERISLDGAPIAAERFVETYQDVKPYVEMVDAQQEYRLSFFEVLTGMAYAAFADAPVDVAVVEVGMGGSWDATNVIDGDVAVVTPIDLDHTDRLGGTPGEIAVEKSGIIKQDATVILAQQPVDAAQVMLKKAVDVNATVAREGLEFGVVAREVAVGGQLVTLRGLGGEYTEVYLPLHGAHQAHNAAVALAAVEAFFGVGAQRPEPLDVDTVRKAFASVASPGRMEVVRRSPTVVLDAAHNPAGARVTAEAVGEAFQFSRLIGVVGASGDKNVRGLLEAFEPVFAEVVVTQNSSHRAMDADELAAVAVEVFGDDRVQVEPRLPDALEAAITLAEEEGEFAGGGVLVTGSVITVGEARLLLRRG
- the mreD gene encoding rod shape-determining protein MreD is translated as MRVNRILLSVALVVVALVVQVSVLARLHLPGAVPDLLLLTVLGLALVYGHVGGALIGFGAGLLADLAPPADHAAGRYALVLCVIGYLAGLARPDNGRLRSATGPMVVVVAAAVGTTLLYAGVGALVGDTAARHVGLPSLLFTAALYDLLLAPFVVPGIMALARRAEHDPLADTNSAAQSADISSGWLSGGTGLRIGRQRNALRVKTARARVARAGRIKGVKRL
- the mreC gene encoding rod shape-determining protein MreC, which gives rise to MRDTKESRLLLVLLIAIAFALITVDIRGGEDSPVDGARQAAANVFGPIENGVSSAVDPVGNAVSAIRDSGDRHDRLARLETENAALKAKLGSDERGRSRLKQFDKMLGLAGAGQYGIKGAQVIAIGAAQGFSWTITIDAGANDGVKRDMTVLNGDGLVGRVTTVGPNTATVLLANDPDFTVGTRMESGDELGFASGQGSRPLRVELLNGKADVKKGDRLVTFGSQADKPFVPGVPVGTITRVDPNGGDLTRILDVTPFVSFTKLDIVGVVVQAPSKDPRDTVLPEKKQPKPTPTVTVTVTPGADPEGQAQNDEAGQNDATGQNDATGQNDQTEQQNEQPEP
- the mrdA gene encoding penicillin-binding protein 2, with the protein product MTNIPETGRSTRVQTRLVVIQILVLSLLATLGGRLWYLQIRQGDEYAEEASGNHVQQVVQPATRGSILDARGVALADNETRLVVSASRTDLLKMKDDGKAVLTKLAGVLGMKPQDVIDKVRLCDAETPQPCWNGSPYQPIPVTDEATVKQALQIRERAEDFPGITAEPMAVRRYAAPGKSNTAQVLGYLSPVTDEELQKAQDTDSPYLRSDQVGRSGLERQYDKALRGKAGVTRYEVDNLGRVIGEAESDPGTPGSNLVTSIDARVQRVAEYELNEAMKAARKEMDRNTNRTYEADAGAVVVMEAKTGRVVAMASNPDYDPNAWVGGISAKDYKKLTGKDSNYPLLNRATQGQAAPGSIFKVVSSAAAVEAGYDFDGNYDCSSAYDVGGQVFKNFESANEGMITIGRALELSCDTVFYRLSHQEWKKDGGMNPKNPHDYFYKAAHQFGLGATTGIDLPNEVTGRVPDRQWKQDYWEANKDAWCKSGKKDGSYVEKIAYENCHSGNKMRAGDSINYSIGQGDTLVTPIQMATIYAAISNGGTLYDPSIGKAVVSPDGKTVREIEPTAHGKLPISKTTLTKMDEALAGVASRGTAAWRFAQVGWPQDKIPMHAKTGTAEVYGKQTTSWFATYTKDYSIVMTISQGGTGSGASGPAVRNIYDALYGVSDDGDIDPKKALLPKPQASLPKIKTDGTILSPKMPKDVVKQLQPDEKASPDEEYAPVEDGNQPATTPNQNGENRDTRRHRRRGAGRGARPGGRGRSRRARV